Below is a window of Desmonostoc muscorum LEGE 12446 DNA.
ATGCTGTTATTTGCCAGAGTCCGTCAGATGCCCACACTCTCGAAACTGTCCATCCCTCAGATAGAAAGAAATACTTCACGGTTTTAGTCTCGCTATTAGACTTTAAATCTGTTGTTCAAGATATCGCGATCGCTTTTTTCGCTGATGTATAAACACTAGATTTTTCAGGAAAACCATGCAGCCGTTCTCTATGAGAAACCGCTCCACGGGTATGTGTATTCAAGCAGCAACAGGCAAAGTTTTAATGTACACTGCCCAAGCTATTGTCAAAGCTTAACAAAGCTATACCCTAGTAACTATGAATTTACGACAAATTCAGTCAATGTTTCAAATCTTAATTAAATAAACATTTTTCCTTACTTTAAGGAACTGTCCTTTGTCATTAGTCATTAGTCATTTTTGTTCACAAAGCACAAAGGTATTACAACATATAAGTTTATTTGTACGTATATACTTAGCTGTCAGCATTGCCAAAATTATTTGTAAAAATTAAGGCACAATAGTCACAAATGTAGTAAAATGACTGACCGCTGATATCTAAAAATATTATTGCTATGACATGGTTTTCCTTGTCCGTGAAACGCTGGAGTCCGATTATACAATTCCTATCTTTATTCTGTGTATGTTTATTTTTAGTTGTGAGTTGTACTCCTCGTCCACAAACAACTACCCCACCATCTGGTTCTGTAAATAGTCCTACAGGTGATGGTCGCATTACTATAGGTACAACAGCTAAGCCGAGAACCCTTGACCCAGCTGATGCTTATGAGTTAGCATCCTTGGGCTTGGTGTTTAATATGAGCGATCGCCTCTACACTTACGAACCAGGAAGCACAGAAATTAAGCCCCAACTCGCCACAGCATTACCGAAAGTCAGCCAAGATGCCCTAACTTACACCATCCCTTTACGTCAGGGAGTAGTTTTTCACGATGGGACTCCCTTCAACGCCCAAGCAATGGCGTTTACCATCCAGCGCTTTATGGAAAATAAAGGCAAACCCTCTTTTTTATTAGGCGATATAGTAGATTCGGTGAAAACCACAGGGGAGTATGAGTTAACCATTAAGCTGAAAAAGCCCTTTGCAGCGTTTCCTTCATTGCTAGCGTTTCCTGGGGTGTGTGCAGTTTCGCCGAAAGCTTACGAAGTCGGTGCAGGTAAATTTAAGCCGAATATTTTTGTGGGGACTGGCCCTTACAAGTTAGCCCAGTATGGCACTGATTCATTGCGATTTGATGTGTTTGATAAGTATTGGGGTGAAAAGCCAGTTAATAAGGGTGTTAACGTCCAAATTCAAACTAGTCCGGTTAATTTGTTTAATGCTTTCCGCACAGGTGCTATTGATGTAGCTTATTTATCCCTACAACCAGACCAAACTCGGAGTTTGGAAGAAGGTGGTAAAAAAGGGGATTGGCAAGCGATCGCTGCTCAGGGTAGCGTAGTCAGTTATATGGTATTAAACCGGAATCAAAAGCCTTTAGATAAAGCAGAAGTAAGAGCTGCGATCGCTTCAATAGTTGACCGTCCACTAATCAATGAACGAGTGTTGCTTGGTCAAGCAGATCCGCTTTATAGCATGATTCCCACGACATTTAATGTATCTGTGCCATTATTTAAAGAAAAATATGGCGATGCTAATTTTAATCAAGCCAAACAATTATTAACTACCGCTGGTTTTTCCAAAGAAAATCCTGCGAAAGTTCAAGTTTGGTATCCTTCTAGTTCCCCTACTCGGAGTTTAGCAGCACAGACACTTAAATCACTTGTCGATGCCAAAATGGATGGAATCCTGCAATTTGAAGTCGCCGTTGCCGAAGGTCCTGCTTTTTTTAAAGACATTTCTAAAGGATTATATCCAGCAGCTTTACTTGATTGGTATCCAGACTTTTTAGATCCAGATAATTACGTCCAGCCATTTTTGTCTTGTGATAAAGGTTCAGTTGCCAAAGGATGCGAAGATGGGGCGAGTCAAACTCAGGGTTCGTTCTACTATAACGAAGCCATGAATAAATTGATTGACCAACAACGTAAAGAATTAAACCCCCAAGCGCGTCAGAAAATTTTTACAGACATTCAAAATCAAGTAACTACAGATGTACCTTACGTTCCCCTATGGCAAAACAAAGACTATGTATTTGCCCGAAATGGCATTAGTAATGTACAACTTAATCCAACTCAAATTTTGGTTTACCAAACAATTAAAAAATAAGTCGTAATTCGTAATTCGTAATTGAATTTATTGAGGTCTAAATTCTCAACAGCTAAAAGCCCCAACTTTGACAATTTGGTGTGATTAAAAGCCCAAAAATTACGAATTACGAATCACGAATTACGAATTACGAATTACGAATTACGAATTACTTATGTCTCGCTCTAAAGCTTTACAATATTACATTGTTTCCCGGTTGTTGTTAGCGCCATTTCAGCTATTAACTATTATCACCATTGTATTTCTCTTACTCAGAGCAACACCAGGAGACCCAGCAGATGCAATTCTTGGTGGACGTGCGCCAGAAGCAGCTAAAGAAGAATTGCGAAAACAACTCGGTTTAAATCTACCTTTGTGGCTACAGTATCTAAATTACTTGGGAAATCTGTTGCGCTTTGATTTAGGAACTTCTTTGTTGAGTCGCGGAGAGAATGTTTGGAACATCATTGCACAATATTTCCCAGCGACAGTGGAGTTAGCAGTATGTAGTATGGCGGTTGCACTCATGGTGGGAATTTTAGTTGGTACTCTTTCGGCTTCCCGCCCTGGAACATCTTTTGACTTGGGTGGGCGGTTGTTTGGTATCATCACCTACGCACTCCCCATGTTTTGGGCGGGAATGCTTTTGCAATTGATTTTTTCAGTACAACTCGGTTGGTTTCCCAATTCTAATCGTTTTCCGCCCAACCTTCCCGCACCCACACTGATTACAGGATTGTATACAGTTGATAGTTTACTAGCTGGAAACTTTAGTCAGTTTTTCACATCTTTGCATCATCTTGCCTTACCGAGTCTGACTTTGGGAATTTTGCTGAGTGGGATTTTTGAGCGAATTGTGCGAGTGAATTTAAAGCAAACCCTGCAAGCAGATTATGTAGAAGCAGCTAGAGCCAGAGGTATTCAGGAAAACAAGATTTTAGTTTCCCATGCCTTAAAAAATGCTTTAATTCCAGTGATTACAGTTTTGGGATTAACCTTTGCGTCTTTGTTGGGTGGAGCGATTTTGACAGAGGTGACATTTTCTTGGCCTGGGTTAGCCAATCGACTATATCAAGCCATTAGCGATCGCGATTATCCCACAGTGCAGGGAGTATTGGTATTTTTTGGGGCGATCGTTGTCAGCGCCAGCATTTTAATTGATATTTTAAATGCTTATGTAGACCCGCGAATTCGATATTAACTATAGGAATCCGGTTTGATTTTTGAACAAAATTAAGTAATAGGGCACAGCATTGCTGTGCCCCTACAAATAGTCTACATTCTATGCAATTGATAACCGTTATAGCGCTTCCCAATCACATGAGGTACAGAAATTTGTAGGGGCGCATAGCTATGCGCCCCTACCTTCCACCTCACTAGAACGAGAAATACTATGTATTCTGAATTCTGAATTTTGTTAATTTTCTTGAGAAATACCACTGGCTAAAATACCAAGAATTTTATTGACATCTTTGAGATAATATTCGCTTAAATCAATGGTCAGTATTTGTTCTTCTAGTTTCAAAAATTGCCAAATACTTCCCGTTGTTACTGCTCCGTAAATTGTTTTAATCTCAGTTCCAGCTTGCTGATTAAAAGTTTGGGCTGCTACCATTTCGGCTGCACACTGACCCAAACACGCATTAATATTTTCTTTTTTAGCTTCTACAACTGTAATGACTGGCGCTGTCAAAATTAGAATTTCTGGAGATTTCGTAATAATAAAATCGCAAGTACCATTTAATCCTTTGGCATTATCGACAGTGAAATCTATCCCAGAAAATAAACTAACTTGCTCGTGTAATTGTCGGCGTAAATCAACTAAAATTGGAGCAATAATTAACTCAGAACGCGCTTTTTCACTATTGCTAGCTAAAGCGATCTCCCGGTTATAATTGAGTGTTTCTGCAAGTAAAT
It encodes the following:
- a CDS encoding ABC transporter substrate-binding protein; protein product: MTWFSLSVKRWSPIIQFLSLFCVCLFLVVSCTPRPQTTTPPSGSVNSPTGDGRITIGTTAKPRTLDPADAYELASLGLVFNMSDRLYTYEPGSTEIKPQLATALPKVSQDALTYTIPLRQGVVFHDGTPFNAQAMAFTIQRFMENKGKPSFLLGDIVDSVKTTGEYELTIKLKKPFAAFPSLLAFPGVCAVSPKAYEVGAGKFKPNIFVGTGPYKLAQYGTDSLRFDVFDKYWGEKPVNKGVNVQIQTSPVNLFNAFRTGAIDVAYLSLQPDQTRSLEEGGKKGDWQAIAAQGSVVSYMVLNRNQKPLDKAEVRAAIASIVDRPLINERVLLGQADPLYSMIPTTFNVSVPLFKEKYGDANFNQAKQLLTTAGFSKENPAKVQVWYPSSSPTRSLAAQTLKSLVDAKMDGILQFEVAVAEGPAFFKDISKGLYPAALLDWYPDFLDPDNYVQPFLSCDKGSVAKGCEDGASQTQGSFYYNEAMNKLIDQQRKELNPQARQKIFTDIQNQVTTDVPYVPLWQNKDYVFARNGISNVQLNPTQILVYQTIKK
- a CDS encoding ABC transporter permease, with amino-acid sequence MSRSKALQYYIVSRLLLAPFQLLTIITIVFLLLRATPGDPADAILGGRAPEAAKEELRKQLGLNLPLWLQYLNYLGNLLRFDLGTSLLSRGENVWNIIAQYFPATVELAVCSMAVALMVGILVGTLSASRPGTSFDLGGRLFGIITYALPMFWAGMLLQLIFSVQLGWFPNSNRFPPNLPAPTLITGLYTVDSLLAGNFSQFFTSLHHLALPSLTLGILLSGIFERIVRVNLKQTLQADYVEAARARGIQENKILVSHALKNALIPVITVLGLTFASLLGGAILTEVTFSWPGLANRLYQAISDRDYPTVQGVLVFFGAIVVSASILIDILNAYVDPRIRY